The stretch of DNA CCCCGACTACGGACCCCTCGGCCTCGGCGAGCTCGGCGGCAACCGCGTCGACTTCCTCGCCGACCCGGTGCTCGCGATGGTGCTGCTCATCGTCGTCAACGTGTGGATCAGCTACCCGCTCGCCACGATCCTCTGCCTCGCGTCGCTGCAGACCATCCCCGAGGAGCTCAAGGAGGCCGCCGAGGTCGACGGCGCCGGACCGTTCCGCCGCTTCATGCAGGTGACCCTGCCGCTGATGAAGCCCACCCTGTTCGTCGTCGCGATCCAGCTGACCCTCCTCTACTTCAACATGGTCACCCTCGTCTACACGCTCACCGGCGGCGGGCCGCTCGGCGGCACGAACCTGCTCTCGCTCGGCGCGTTCAAGGAGAGCTTCGAGTTCTTCAACCTCGGCCTCGGCGCCGCCTACAGCGTGGTGCTCTTCGCCTTCAACGTGATCTTCGGCGCCGCGTACATCCGACTCCTGAGGAGCGACAAGTCATGACCGACCTCACCGCACCCGCCCACCCCATCCACGCGGGCGTCTCCGACGCAGGCGCCACCGCCCGCACAGCCGC from Herbiconiux sp. L3-i23 encodes:
- a CDS encoding carbohydrate ABC transporter permease, with the translated sequence MATVVHHPAETKRPPVRQTPPPPPAPPTPSSARRRKAAANAPAGLAWGLILPSIVVVAIVSIFPIAYAINLSLHETSYMQVGEFIGFENFLPIFTTGEGLGQIGLSLVYVIGSLLLAVPLSLGLANLLNQQVAFRRVFRVLILLPWVVSQTVAALLWKWLVNPDYGPLGLGELGGNRVDFLADPVLAMVLLIVVNVWISYPLATILCLASLQTIPEELKEAAEVDGAGPFRRFMQVTLPLMKPTLFVVAIQLTLLYFNMVTLVYTLTGGGPLGGTNLLSLGAFKESFEFFNLGLGAAYSVVLFAFNVIFGAAYIRLLRSDKS